The Onthophagus taurus isolate NC chromosome 2, IU_Otau_3.0, whole genome shotgun sequence genome includes a window with the following:
- the LOC111426838 gene encoding uncharacterized protein produces the protein MRIKIILLMFLLHSSLARRKNYKQEIDTELIEESDQFENNETPETHKVDNKGSDWFSELLYKMSIFIGLEKSEPIQDEDEENQSSYWNFESMVEYAYASLQRGYEMLTKRMPALDFRRSNSEMGNLSVNLEEILIEILLNLPPDVGYGK, from the exons ATGCGCATCAAAATAATTctattaatgtttttgttaCAT tcttctttagcaagaagaaaaaattataaacaagaAATAGATACCGAGTTAATTGAAGAATCAgatcaatttgaaaataatgaaacaCCAGAAACACATAAAGTAGATAATAAAGGATCGGATTGGTTTTCagaacttttatataaaatgtcgATTTTCATTGGACTTGAAAAATCTGAACCGATTCAAGACGAAGATGAAGAGAATCAGAGCTCTTATTGGAATTTCGAATCAATGGTCGAATACGCTTATGCTTCTTTACAAAGAGGATACGAAATGCTAACTAAACGTATGCCAGCTCTCGATTTTCGAAGATCTAACTCAGAAATGGGGAATCTTAGTGTTAATttagaagaaattttaattgagaTACTATTAAATTTGCCGCCCGATGTCGGATAtgggaaataa